In a single window of the Atlantibacter hermannii genome:
- the ydcX gene encoding inner membrane protein gives MTLYQKMWVFYIVMASLAGVVTYFIAKDRKRIKLLSAALIGATWPMSFPVALLFALF, from the coding sequence ATGACGCTGTATCAAAAAATGTGGGTGTTTTACATCGTAATGGCAAGCCTGGCCGGCGTGGTGACGTACTTTATCGCTAAAGATCGCAAGCGCATTAAACTGTTAAGCGCGGCGTTAATCGGTGCCACATGGCCGATGAGTTTCCCGGTAGCCCTGCTGTTTGCGTTGTTTTAA
- the fadR_2 gene encoding fatty acid metabolism regulator protein produces the protein MVIKAQSPAGFAEEYIIESIWNNRFPPGTILPAERELSELIGVTRTTLREVLQRLARDGWLTIQHGKPTKVNNFWETSGLNILETLARLDHESVPQLIDNLLSVRTNISTIFIRTAFRQHPDKALEVLATATEVEDHADAFASLDYNIFRGLAFASGNPIYGLILNGMKGLYTRIGRHYFANPEARSLALGFYHRLAKICEEGLHDQVYESVRRYGHDSGEIWHRMQKAIPGGLTMTVVNNDDC, from the coding sequence ATGGTTATAAAGGCGCAAAGCCCGGCGGGTTTCGCTGAAGAGTACATCATTGAAAGTATCTGGAATAATCGCTTCCCGCCGGGAACGATCCTTCCGGCAGAACGTGAACTCTCTGAGTTAATAGGCGTTACTCGCACCACGCTGCGTGAAGTTTTGCAACGTCTGGCTCGCGACGGGTGGCTTACCATCCAGCACGGCAAACCGACCAAAGTGAATAACTTCTGGGAAACCTCCGGGTTGAATATCCTTGAAACGCTGGCGCGCCTCGATCACGAAAGCGTACCGCAACTCATCGATAATCTGTTGTCGGTTCGTACCAATATCTCGACGATCTTCATTCGCACCGCGTTCCGCCAGCATCCGGATAAAGCGCTGGAAGTCCTGGCGACGGCAACGGAAGTGGAAGATCACGCGGATGCGTTCGCCAGTCTCGATTACAACATTTTCCGCGGGCTGGCCTTCGCGTCGGGTAATCCGATTTATGGCCTGATCCTTAACGGCATGAAAGGGTTGTATACCCGCATTGGCCGCCACTATTTTGCCAACCCGGAAGCGCGCAGTCTGGCGTTAGGGTTCTACCACCGTCTGGCGAAAATTTGTGAAGAAGGGCTGCATGACCAGGTTTATGAAAGCGTACGTCGCTATGGTCATGACAGTGGCGAAATCTGGCACCGTATGCAGAAAGCCATTCCTGGCGGCCTGACCATGACGGTCGTTAATAACGATGATTGCTGA
- the mfd gene encoding transcription-repair coupling factor, translating into MSEQYRYSLPAKPGDQRQLGELTGAACATEVAEMAERHAGPVVLIAPDMQNALRLHDEIRQFTDSMVMNLADWETLPYDSFSPHQDIISSRLSTLYQLPAMQRGVLILPVNTLMQRVCPHSFLHGHALVMKKGQRLSRDALRSQLEQAGYRHVDQVMEHGEYATRGALLDLYPMGSVQPYRLDFFDDEIDSLRLFDVDTQRTLEEVEAINLLPAHEFPTDKNAIELFRTNWRDRFEVKRDAEHIYQQVSKGTLPAGIEYWQPLFFSEPLPALFSYFPANTLVVNTGDLESSAQRFWADTVARFENRGVDPMRPLLPPEQLWLRTEELFTELKNWPRVQLKTEVLPEKAANTNLGYQPLPELSVKAQQKAPLDDLRKFLESFSGPVVFSVESEGRREALSELLARIKIAPKKLYRFDEASANGRYVILGSAERGFIDTRRQRALICESDLLGERVARRRQDNRRTINPDTLIRNLAELHIGQPVVHLEHGVGRYAGMTTLEAGGITAEYLILMYANDAKLYVPVSSLHLISRYAGGAEENAPLHKLGSDAWSRARQKAAEKVRDVAAELLDIYSQRAAKTGFAFKHDREQYQLFCDTFPFETTPDQAQAINAVLSDMCQPLAMDRLVCGDVGFGKTEVAMRAAFLAVENNKQVAVLVPTTLLAQQHFDNFRDRFANWPVRIELLSRFRSAKEQAQVLEQAAEGKVDILIGTHKLLQNDVRWKDLGLLIVDEEHRFGVRHKERIKAMRADVDILTLTATPIPRTLNMAMSGMRDLSIIATPPARRLAVKTFVREYDSLVVREAILREILRGGQVYYLYNDVENIQKAADRLATLVPEARIAIGHGQMRERELERVMNDFHHQRFNVLVCTTIIETGIDIPTANTIIIERADHFGLAQLHQLRGRVGRSHHQAYAWLLTPHPKAMTGDAQKRLEAIASLEDLGAGFALATHDLEIRGAGELLGEGQSGQMETIGFSLYMELLENAVDALKEGREPSLEDLTNQQTEVELRMPSLLPEDFIPDVNTRLSFYKRIASAKKPGELDEIKVELIDRFGLLPDAARNLLDIARLRQQAQKMGIRKIEAHDKGGVIEFAEKNHVDPVWLIGLLQKSPQHFRLDGPTRLKFFQDLSERKNRMEWVSQFMTQVQENAVA; encoded by the coding sequence ATGTCTGAACAATATCGCTATTCATTGCCCGCCAAACCGGGCGATCAACGTCAACTGGGCGAACTCACTGGCGCGGCCTGTGCCACCGAAGTCGCAGAAATGGCGGAACGCCACGCGGGACCGGTCGTACTGATCGCGCCGGATATGCAAAACGCCCTGCGCCTGCATGATGAAATCCGTCAGTTTACCGACAGCATGGTGATGAATCTGGCGGACTGGGAAACGCTGCCGTATGACAGTTTCTCCCCGCACCAGGACATTATCTCCTCGCGCCTGTCCACCCTGTATCAACTGCCCGCCATGCAGCGCGGCGTGTTGATTTTACCGGTCAATACGCTTATGCAGCGCGTATGCCCGCACAGTTTTTTGCATGGTCATGCGCTGGTGATGAAAAAAGGCCAGCGCCTGTCGCGTGATGCGCTGCGCAGCCAGCTGGAACAGGCGGGTTACCGCCATGTGGATCAGGTGATGGAACACGGCGAGTACGCGACCCGCGGCGCGCTGCTTGATCTGTACCCCATGGGCAGCGTACAGCCCTACCGTCTCGACTTTTTTGACGACGAAATCGACAGCCTGCGCCTGTTCGACGTGGATACCCAACGAACGCTGGAAGAAGTCGAGGCCATCAATCTCCTGCCGGCGCACGAGTTTCCTACAGATAAAAACGCGATTGAACTGTTTCGCACCAACTGGCGCGACCGGTTTGAGGTGAAGCGCGATGCCGAGCATATCTATCAGCAGGTCAGCAAAGGGACACTGCCTGCCGGTATCGAATACTGGCAGCCGCTGTTTTTTAGCGAGCCGCTCCCTGCGCTGTTCAGCTATTTCCCGGCCAATACCCTCGTCGTTAATACCGGCGATCTGGAATCCAGCGCGCAACGTTTCTGGGCGGATACGGTAGCGCGTTTTGAAAACCGTGGCGTCGATCCAATGCGCCCGCTACTGCCACCGGAACAGTTGTGGCTGCGCACTGAGGAACTGTTCACCGAGCTGAAAAACTGGCCGCGGGTACAACTCAAAACGGAAGTGTTGCCGGAAAAAGCGGCCAACACCAACCTCGGTTACCAGCCGCTGCCGGAACTGTCGGTCAAGGCGCAGCAAAAAGCCCCGCTGGACGATTTACGCAAGTTTCTGGAGTCTTTCAGCGGTCCGGTGGTGTTTTCTGTGGAAAGCGAAGGCCGCCGCGAAGCCCTGTCCGAACTGCTGGCGCGGATTAAAATCGCGCCGAAGAAACTCTATCGCTTCGATGAAGCCAGCGCTAATGGCCGCTACGTTATTCTGGGCTCCGCCGAGCGTGGGTTTATTGATACCCGCCGCCAGCGGGCGCTGATTTGCGAAAGCGATTTGCTGGGCGAGCGTGTGGCGCGCCGTCGTCAGGATAATCGCCGCACCATCAATCCGGACACGCTCATCCGTAACCTTGCAGAACTGCATATCGGGCAACCGGTGGTGCATCTTGAGCATGGCGTGGGCCGTTATGCGGGCATGACTACCCTGGAAGCCGGTGGGATCACCGCAGAATATCTCATCCTGATGTATGCCAACGACGCCAAACTGTATGTGCCGGTGTCGTCGCTGCACCTGATCAGCCGCTATGCCGGTGGCGCAGAAGAGAATGCGCCGCTTCATAAACTGGGTAGCGATGCCTGGTCGCGGGCGCGTCAGAAAGCGGCGGAGAAAGTGCGCGATGTGGCGGCGGAACTGCTGGATATCTACTCGCAACGCGCAGCGAAAACCGGCTTTGCGTTCAAACATGACCGCGAGCAATATCAGTTGTTCTGTGACACATTCCCGTTTGAAACCACACCGGATCAGGCTCAGGCCATCAATGCGGTGTTGAGCGACATGTGCCAGCCGTTAGCCATGGATCGTCTGGTCTGCGGTGACGTGGGTTTTGGCAAAACCGAAGTGGCAATGCGTGCGGCGTTTCTGGCGGTAGAAAACAATAAGCAGGTGGCGGTGCTGGTGCCCACTACTCTGCTGGCGCAACAGCATTTCGACAATTTCCGCGACCGTTTTGCCAACTGGCCGGTGCGCATTGAGTTGCTGTCGCGCTTTCGTAGCGCCAAAGAACAAGCCCAGGTGCTGGAGCAGGCAGCGGAAGGCAAGGTCGATATTCTCATCGGCACCCATAAGCTGCTGCAAAACGACGTGCGCTGGAAAGATTTGGGCCTGCTGATTGTCGATGAAGAGCACCGCTTCGGGGTGCGCCATAAAGAGCGCATCAAAGCGATGCGGGCCGATGTGGATATTTTAACCCTGACCGCCACGCCAATCCCGCGAACCCTGAATATGGCCATGAGCGGCATGCGCGATCTGTCGATCATCGCTACGCCGCCGGCCCGCCGCCTGGCGGTAAAAACCTTCGTACGCGAATACGACAGTCTGGTGGTGCGCGAAGCTATCCTGCGTGAGATCCTGCGCGGCGGCCAGGTGTACTACCTGTATAACGATGTCGAAAACATCCAGAAAGCCGCCGACAGGTTGGCAACGCTGGTGCCGGAAGCGCGTATCGCCATCGGCCACGGCCAAATGCGCGAACGCGAACTGGAACGGGTGATGAATGATTTCCATCATCAGCGCTTTAACGTGCTGGTGTGCACCACCATCATCGAAACCGGTATCGATATTCCTACCGCCAATACCATCATTATTGAGCGTGCCGATCATTTTGGCCTGGCGCAGCTCCATCAGTTGCGTGGCCGCGTGGGGCGCTCGCACCATCAGGCCTATGCCTGGCTGCTGACGCCGCATCCCAAAGCGATGACCGGTGACGCGCAAAAACGCCTTGAGGCTATCGCCTCGCTGGAAGATTTAGGCGCGGGCTTTGCACTGGCGACCCACGATCTGGAAATTCGCGGCGCGGGCGAATTGTTAGGCGAAGGCCAGAGTGGGCAAATGGAAACCATTGGCTTCTCGCTGTATATGGAGCTACTGGAAAACGCAGTAGACGCGCTTAAGGAAGGCCGTGAACCGTCGCTGGAGGATCTCACCAACCAGCAGACCGAAGTGGAGCTGCGTATGCCGTCGCTGCTGCCGGAAGATTTCATCCCCGATGTTAATACGCGCCTGTCGTTTTACAAGCGTATCGCCAGCGCCAAAAAACCCGGCGAACTGGACGAGATCAAAGTGGAACTGATTGACCGTTTCGGCCTGTTGCCGGACGCGGCGCGCAATTTGCTTGATATCGCCCGGTTGCGCCAGCAGGCGCAAAAAATGGGCATCCGCAAAATCGAGGCGCATGATAAAGGCGGCGTGATTGAATTCGCTGAGAAGAATCATGTTGACCCGGTGTGGCTGATTGGCCTGCTGCAAAAATCGCCTCAGCATTTCCGCCTCGACGGCCCGACGCGTCTGAAATTTTTCCAGGACTTAAGCGAGCGTAAAAACCGCATGGAGTGGGTCAGCCAGTTTATGACCCAGGTACAAGAAAACGCCGTCGCGTAA
- the nhaB gene encoding sodium/proton antiporter has protein sequence MSFGRALFRNFLGQSPDWYKLAMLSFLVLNPILFYFNSFIAGWFLVAEFIFTLAMALKCYPLLPGGLLAIEAVIIGMTTPDHIREEISANLEVLLLLMFMVAGIYFMKQLLLLIFTKLLLGIRSKMWLSMAFCFAAAFLSAFLDALTVVAVVISVAVGFYGIYHRYASTRHEDNNLHDDSSLEEDSRANLENFRAFLRSLMMHAGVGTALGGVMTMVGEPQNLIIAKAADWHFIDFLLRVAPVSLPVLVFGLATCALVEKMRWFGYGEPLPESVRQVLQEFDAKSTRDRTRQEKVKLVVQALIAVWLIVALALHLAEVGLIGLSVIVFATALCGVTDEHAIGKAFTEALPFTALLTVFFAVVAVIIDQKLFSPIIAFVLEAEPHAQLSLFYLFNGLLSSISDNVFVGTVYINEAKSALQEGLIERSQFEFLAVAINTGTNLPSVATPNGQAAFLFLLTSALAPLIRLSYGRMVWMALPYTVVLTLVGLACVEFILMPATEWMLAHSWIASVSL, from the coding sequence ATGTCTTTCGGACGTGCTCTTTTTCGTAACTTTCTCGGTCAGTCCCCTGACTGGTACAAGTTGGCCATGCTGTCATTCCTTGTGCTGAATCCGATACTGTTTTATTTCAATTCGTTTATCGCCGGCTGGTTTCTGGTGGCCGAGTTTATCTTCACCCTCGCGATGGCGCTGAAGTGCTATCCGCTACTGCCCGGCGGTTTGCTGGCTATCGAAGCGGTCATTATCGGCATGACCACACCAGACCATATCCGTGAAGAGATCAGCGCCAATCTGGAAGTTCTGTTGCTACTGATGTTTATGGTGGCAGGCATCTATTTTATGAAGCAGTTGCTGTTACTGATCTTCACTAAATTGCTGCTCGGGATCCGCTCGAAAATGTGGCTCTCCATGGCATTCTGTTTCGCCGCGGCATTCTTATCCGCTTTCCTTGATGCGCTGACGGTCGTGGCCGTGGTCATCAGCGTCGCCGTGGGTTTTTATGGCATCTATCACCGCTACGCCAGTACCCGTCACGAAGACAATAATCTGCACGATGATTCCAGCCTTGAAGAAGACAGCCGCGCAAACCTTGAGAATTTCCGCGCCTTTTTGCGCAGCCTGATGATGCATGCTGGCGTGGGTACCGCGCTGGGTGGAGTCATGACGATGGTAGGCGAGCCGCAAAACCTGATTATCGCCAAAGCGGCAGACTGGCATTTTATTGATTTCCTGCTGCGCGTCGCCCCGGTCAGTCTGCCGGTATTAGTGTTCGGACTGGCCACCTGCGCACTGGTAGAAAAAATGCGCTGGTTTGGTTACGGCGAACCGCTGCCGGAATCGGTACGCCAGGTTTTGCAAGAGTTCGACGCGAAGAGTACCCGTGACCGCACCCGGCAGGAAAAAGTCAAGCTGGTGGTTCAGGCGCTTATCGCCGTCTGGTTGATCGTCGCGCTGGCTCTGCATCTGGCCGAGGTGGGATTGATTGGCCTGTCGGTGATTGTTTTTGCCACTGCGCTCTGCGGCGTTACCGATGAGCATGCCATTGGCAAAGCCTTTACCGAAGCGCTGCCGTTCACCGCGCTGCTGACGGTGTTCTTCGCGGTGGTGGCGGTGATTATTGACCAAAAGCTGTTTTCGCCAATAATTGCCTTCGTGCTTGAGGCAGAACCCCACGCTCAACTGTCGCTGTTTTATCTGTTTAACGGGTTGCTGTCATCGATTTCCGATAACGTCTTCGTGGGCACGGTCTATATCAATGAGGCCAAAAGTGCGCTGCAGGAAGGGCTTATCGAGCGGTCTCAGTTTGAGTTTCTGGCCGTTGCGATCAATACCGGCACAAACCTGCCTTCGGTGGCGACGCCCAACGGTCAGGCGGCATTTTTATTTCTGCTGACCTCCGCGCTGGCCCCGTTAATTCGCCTCTCCTATGGCCGCATGGTCTGGATGGCGCTACCCTATACCGTCGTTTTAACATTGGTCGGTCTGGCGTGCGTCGAATTTATCTTGATGCCCGCCACAGAGTGGATGTTGGCGCATAGTTGGATCGCGTCAGTGTCTCTATGA
- the ycfU gene encoding outer membrane-specific lipoprotein transporter subunit LolC has product MDFMYQPVALFIGLRYMRGRAADRFGRFVSWLSTIGITLGVMALVTVLSVMNGFERELQNNILGLMPQALITSPKGSINPQQLPAESLKLQGVSRVAPLTTGDVVLQSPRSVAVGVMLGIDPAKDDPLTPYLVNVRQADLTAGQYNVILGEQLAGQLGVKRGDQLRLMVPSASQFTPMGRLPSQRLFNVIGTFAANSEVDGYQMLVNIQDASRLMRYPAGNITGWRLWLNEPLKVDVLSQQTLPAGTEWKDWRERKGELFQAVRMEKNMMGLLLSLIVAVAAFNIITSLGLMVMEKQGEVAILQTQGLTPRQIMAVFMVQGASAGIIGALLGALLGALLASQLNNLMPVIGAFLDGAALPVAIEPLQVVGIALIAMLIALLSTLYPSWRAAATQPAEALRYE; this is encoded by the coding sequence ATGGATTTCATGTACCAACCTGTCGCTTTATTTATCGGCCTGCGTTATATGCGAGGCCGCGCAGCAGACCGCTTCGGTCGTTTTGTCTCCTGGCTTTCCACCATTGGGATTACGCTTGGCGTAATGGCGCTGGTGACTGTGCTGTCGGTGATGAACGGTTTCGAGCGGGAGTTGCAAAACAATATCCTGGGGCTGATGCCGCAGGCCCTCATCACTTCGCCGAAAGGTTCGATCAACCCGCAACAACTCCCCGCAGAAAGCCTTAAGTTGCAGGGTGTTAGCCGCGTCGCGCCGCTCACGACCGGCGATGTGGTGTTGCAAAGCCCGCGCAGCGTGGCGGTAGGCGTCATGCTGGGTATCGACCCCGCCAAAGACGATCCGTTAACGCCGTACCTGGTCAACGTCCGGCAAGCCGATCTGACCGCCGGTCAGTACAACGTGATCCTCGGCGAACAGCTGGCAGGGCAACTGGGCGTTAAGCGCGGCGATCAACTGCGTTTGATGGTGCCCTCCGCCAGTCAGTTTACCCCGATGGGGCGTCTGCCGAGCCAACGCCTGTTTAACGTTATCGGGACTTTCGCTGCCAACAGCGAAGTGGATGGCTACCAGATGCTGGTTAATATCCAGGATGCATCAAGACTGATGCGTTACCCGGCAGGGAACATCACCGGCTGGCGTTTATGGCTTAATGAACCGTTAAAAGTGGACGTGCTGAGCCAGCAAACCCTACCTGCGGGCACGGAGTGGAAAGACTGGCGCGAACGCAAGGGCGAGTTATTCCAGGCGGTACGCATGGAGAAAAACATGATGGGGCTGCTGCTTAGCCTGATCGTTGCCGTCGCCGCGTTTAATATCATCACGTCCCTCGGCCTGATGGTGATGGAAAAGCAGGGCGAAGTCGCCATTCTGCAAACCCAGGGGCTGACACCGCGCCAGATTATGGCAGTGTTTATGGTCCAGGGCGCCAGTGCGGGCATTATCGGCGCGCTGCTGGGCGCATTGCTGGGCGCGCTGCTGGCCAGCCAGCTCAATAATTTAATGCCGGTTATCGGCGCATTCCTTGACGGTGCGGCGCTGCCGGTGGCTATCGAACCGTTGCAGGTGGTGGGCATTGCCCTGATTGCCATGCTGATTGCCCTGTTATCCACGCTTTATCCTTCCTGGCGCGCCGCCGCCACTCAACCCGCTGAGGCTTTACGTTATGAGTAA
- the ycfT gene encoding putative acyltransferase translates to MNSILRNMVYYALGAWCGEQLIAWMKSLTLRRALLPFTVALGVSLALWLSNVALALSLLSILFFMVLFYRLDQVRPASPSSLLNVVGSNTLAIYTTHRILVEIMSLSTGHAINQHQFGDNVTLMILVFYPAVALLLCVGAGLAIRSLSKALLNDVLFTAPKPLQLQSATR, encoded by the coding sequence ATGAACAGTATTCTGCGCAACATGGTTTATTACGCCCTCGGGGCCTGGTGCGGCGAACAGCTTATTGCATGGATGAAATCGTTAACCCTGCGCCGTGCGCTGCTGCCCTTCACGGTCGCGCTGGGTGTGTCACTGGCGCTCTGGTTGAGCAATGTTGCGCTGGCGCTATCGTTACTGTCGATCCTGTTTTTTATGGTGCTGTTTTACCGCCTCGATCAGGTGCGTCCGGCCTCGCCGTCCAGTCTGCTCAATGTGGTCGGCAGCAATACCCTCGCCATCTATACCACTCACCGTATTCTGGTGGAGATAATGAGTCTGAGCACGGGTCATGCCATTAACCAGCACCAGTTCGGTGACAACGTCACGTTAATGATACTCGTGTTTTACCCGGCCGTGGCGCTGTTGCTGTGCGTAGGCGCAGGTTTAGCGATCCGCTCGTTATCGAAAGCGCTGTTAAACGATGTGCTGTTTACCGCGCCAAAACCGTTGCAGCTGCAATCTGCAACCCGATAA
- the dsbB gene encoding disulfide bond formation protein B, with product MLRYLNQCSHGRGAWLLMALTAFALELVALWFQHVMKLQPCVLCIYERCALFGIMGAGILGAIAPKTPLRFVAIGVWIYSAWQGVSLAYEHTMIQLHPSPFVTCDFAARFPTWLPLDKWLPQVFVATGDCSVRQWEFLSLEMPQWLLGIFAAYLVIAVLVLIAQPFKPRKRDLFGRY from the coding sequence ATGTTGCGATATTTAAACCAGTGCTCACATGGCCGCGGCGCCTGGCTTCTTATGGCCCTTACGGCGTTTGCCCTTGAACTGGTCGCGCTATGGTTTCAGCATGTTATGAAGCTGCAACCCTGTGTGCTGTGTATTTACGAGCGCTGTGCATTATTTGGCATTATGGGTGCGGGAATTCTTGGCGCTATCGCGCCGAAAACACCTCTGCGTTTTGTGGCTATCGGCGTATGGATTTACAGCGCCTGGCAAGGGGTTTCTCTGGCTTATGAACACACCATGATACAGCTTCACCCGTCGCCGTTTGTGACCTGTGATTTCGCAGCCCGTTTCCCGACCTGGTTGCCGCTGGACAAATGGCTGCCGCAGGTGTTCGTCGCCACCGGCGACTGCTCGGTGCGTCAGTGGGAATTTTTATCGCTGGAAATGCCTCAATGGCTGCTGGGGATTTTTGCCGCTTACTTAGTGATTGCGGTGCTGGTGTTAATTGCCCAGCCGTTTAAACCGCGCAAACGCGATCTGTTTGGCCGTTACTGA
- a CDS encoding Peptidase S24/S26A/S26B — MSGFPSPATDYVESRLTPESICGINANSLVIETSSGYAVVEKGSRPKAGEYVLVSWLGRNYFARPAGKSLITEDGEAIEGEALDDVEVIGVVTWLVNRTRDDEAPVM, encoded by the coding sequence ATGAGCGGTTTCCCGTCCCCGGCTACAGACTATGTTGAATCACGGTTAACGCCGGAATCGATATGCGGCATTAATGCAAACAGTCTCGTTATTGAGACGTCTTCAGGCTATGCGGTTGTCGAAAAGGGTTCGCGGCCAAAAGCGGGCGAGTACGTCCTGGTCAGCTGGCTCGGCCGTAACTACTTCGCCAGGCCAGCGGGTAAATCGTTAATTACGGAAGATGGAGAGGCGATAGAAGGTGAAGCTCTTGATGATGTGGAGGTGATAGGCGTGGTGACGTGGCTGGTCAACCGGACGAGGGATGATGAAGCGCCGGTGATGTGA
- the ycfS gene encoding putative peptidoglycan-binding protein — MTSSFRVFRWITWFSVIATLAIALPGYANTYPLPPAGSRLIGENQFHVVEPGGGSLEAIAKKYNVGFLALMQANPGVDPYVPREGSVLTIPRQMLLPDAPREGILINLAELRLYYFAPGTNSVTVYPIGIGQLDGDTLTPTMKTTVSQKRANPTWTPTANIRARYLKQGITLPAVVPAGPDNPMGHHAIRLAAFGGVYLLHGTNADFGIGMRVSSGCIRLRDDDIKHLFSVVDVGTRVNIINEPLKISSEPDGRQLVEVHQPLSKDINDDPQTLPISLNDNAQRFRAQPMVDGEVMDRAMNLRSGMPVEVTRHAGGGVQQEI; from the coding sequence ATGACTTCTTCATTTCGCGTTTTTCGCTGGATTACCTGGTTTAGCGTCATCGCCACGCTGGCAATTGCCCTGCCAGGCTACGCCAACACCTACCCGCTTCCACCTGCGGGCAGCCGTTTAATAGGAGAAAATCAGTTTCACGTTGTCGAACCCGGCGGTGGTTCGCTGGAAGCTATTGCCAAAAAATATAATGTCGGCTTTCTGGCGCTGATGCAGGCTAACCCCGGCGTCGATCCGTATGTGCCGCGTGAAGGCAGTGTCCTGACCATCCCACGCCAGATGCTGCTGCCCGATGCGCCGCGTGAAGGCATCCTGATCAATCTGGCAGAGCTGCGTTTGTACTATTTCGCGCCGGGCACTAACAGCGTGACGGTGTACCCGATCGGCATTGGTCAGTTGGACGGCGATACGCTGACGCCGACCATGAAAACCACCGTGTCGCAAAAGCGCGCCAACCCGACATGGACGCCGACGGCCAATATCCGCGCCCGTTATCTGAAACAGGGGATCACTTTACCGGCGGTGGTACCTGCGGGGCCGGATAACCCAATGGGGCATCATGCGATTCGCCTTGCGGCCTTTGGCGGTGTTTATCTGTTGCACGGCACTAACGCCGATTTCGGTATCGGGATGCGCGTGAGTTCTGGCTGTATCCGCCTGCGTGACGACGATATCAAACACCTGTTTAGCGTGGTGGATGTCGGAACACGGGTGAACATCATTAATGAACCGCTGAAAATCTCCAGCGAGCCGGATGGTCGCCAGTTGGTGGAAGTCCACCAGCCCCTGTCGAAAGACATTAACGATGATCCGCAAACGCTGCCGATTTCGCTGAATGATAACGCCCAGCGTTTTCGTGCCCAGCCGATGGTTGACGGCGAGGTGATGGACCGGGCGATGAACCTGCGATCCGGTATGCCGGTCGAGGTGACCCGCCACGCGGGTGGCGGAGTGCAGCAGGAAATCTAA
- the ydcH gene encoding protein, with product MFPEYNDLIPRLKAEHPRFESLLEKHNALNQEISRREGANGRGYCEEVARLKKEKLHLKDQIFRILQQESLQSSH from the coding sequence ATGTTCCCAGAGTACAATGATTTAATTCCCCGTCTCAAAGCTGAACATCCACGTTTCGAATCGCTTCTCGAAAAGCATAACGCCCTGAACCAGGAGATAAGCCGCCGCGAAGGCGCAAATGGCAGGGGGTACTGTGAAGAGGTCGCCCGGCTTAAAAAAGAAAAATTGCACCTGAAAGATCAGATCTTCAGGATCCTGCAACAAGAGAGCCTGCAATCCTCTCATTAA
- the lolD_1 gene encoding lipoprotein transporter ATP-binding subunit produces MSNSVLLQCDNLCKRYQEGNVQTDVLHNVSFTIQSGEMMAIVGSSGSGKSTLLHLLGGLDTPTSGDVIFNGQAMSGLSSAAKAELRNRELGFIYQFHHLLPDFTALENVAMPLLIGKKKTDEVQSRALEMLNAVGLGHRSNHRPSELSGGERQRVAIARALVNNPRLVMADEPTGNLDARNADSIFALLGELNQRQGTAFLVVTHDLQLARRMSRQLEMRDGHLSNELTLMGAQ; encoded by the coding sequence ATGAGTAATTCTGTCCTGTTGCAGTGCGACAACCTGTGCAAACGCTATCAGGAAGGGAACGTGCAGACCGATGTGTTGCACAACGTCAGTTTCACTATCCAGAGCGGCGAGATGATGGCGATTGTCGGCAGTTCGGGGTCGGGGAAAAGTACGCTGCTGCATCTGCTTGGCGGGCTGGACACGCCCACTTCCGGCGACGTGATTTTCAATGGTCAGGCCATGAGCGGGCTCTCCTCGGCGGCGAAAGCGGAGCTGCGTAACCGCGAGCTCGGTTTTATCTATCAGTTCCACCATCTGCTGCCGGATTTCACCGCCCTGGAAAACGTGGCGATGCCGCTGCTGATCGGTAAGAAAAAAACCGATGAAGTGCAGTCTCGCGCCCTGGAAATGCTGAATGCCGTTGGGCTGGGCCATCGCAGTAATCATCGCCCTTCGGAGCTGTCCGGCGGCGAACGTCAGCGTGTGGCGATTGCCCGTGCGCTGGTTAATAACCCGCGCCTGGTGATGGCCGATGAGCCGACAGGCAACCTGGACGCCCGCAATGCCGACAGCATCTTTGCGCTGCTGGGTGAGCTGAATCAGCGTCAGGGCACCGCATTTTTGGTGGTCACCCACGATCTGCAACTCGCCCGTCGGATGAGCCGTCAACTGGAAATGCGCGACGGCCATTTGAGTAATGAGCTGACCCTGATGGGAGCGCAGTAA